One segment of uncultured Desulfovibrio sp. DNA contains the following:
- a CDS encoding type II toxin-antitoxin system HipA family toxin: protein MTTRVAYVHMHLGGSFVVAGRLRYVQDGRFSQCLFEYSNRYLERPDAVAVDPVALPLQREHTYEGPLGGALFNGLRDACPDDWGRHVLDIAAEASGTHLGEFDYMLYAGPDRIGALGFSSAPDAAPFTDVPPWAQSLPGAELDLQGMLLATDNVDQADELNPQYRRFFVRGSSIGGARPKASFEQDGKFWIAKFSKEREAWPTCRIEHANMLLAGKCGINVPETNRITVLGNRDILLVERFDRQIRSGALHRLPFVSAMTLIGAAGPEAHAAYADIVTAMRRDFYSAEATRNDIRELYQRMVFNTLCNNSDDHLRNHGFLHMTDHNGRSGWRLSPAYDVVPQPVMDDAPRALHLSVGPEGRSSAMSNVLASARHFGIAPDEAQMIVEETKGTIRQNWEALLLSAGVPQRNLADLRNCYALALLPDTATP, encoded by the coding sequence ATGACAACCCGCGTGGCGTATGTGCATATGCACCTTGGAGGCAGCTTTGTCGTTGCCGGACGCCTGCGCTATGTTCAGGATGGCCGGTTCAGCCAATGCCTCTTTGAGTATTCCAACCGCTATCTGGAGCGGCCTGACGCGGTAGCCGTTGACCCTGTTGCCTTGCCCCTGCAACGGGAACACACCTACGAAGGCCCGCTGGGCGGTGCGCTCTTTAATGGGCTGCGCGATGCCTGCCCTGACGACTGGGGCCGTCACGTTCTTGATATCGCCGCCGAAGCCTCAGGCACCCACCTTGGCGAATTTGACTACATGCTCTACGCCGGGCCGGACAGAATCGGCGCGCTCGGTTTCAGCAGCGCGCCCGATGCCGCCCCCTTTACCGATGTGCCGCCCTGGGCGCAGAGCCTCCCCGGCGCAGAACTTGACCTTCAGGGCATGCTGCTGGCTACGGACAATGTGGATCAGGCAGACGAGCTCAACCCGCAGTACAGACGCTTTTTTGTGCGCGGTTCTTCCATCGGCGGGGCAAGGCCCAAGGCCTCGTTTGAGCAGGACGGCAAATTCTGGATTGCAAAATTCAGCAAGGAACGTGAAGCCTGGCCCACTTGCCGCATAGAGCATGCCAATATGCTCCTTGCAGGAAAGTGCGGTATCAACGTGCCGGAAACGAATCGGATTACGGTTCTGGGCAACCGCGATATCCTTCTGGTTGAGCGTTTTGACCGCCAAATTCGCAGCGGCGCCCTGCACCGCCTGCCCTTTGTTTCAGCCATGACCCTCATCGGCGCAGCAGGGCCGGAGGCGCATGCCGCCTACGCCGACATTGTCACTGCCATGCGGCGGGATTTTTACAGCGCCGAGGCCACGCGCAATGATATCCGCGAGCTGTATCAACGCATGGTCTTCAATACCCTCTGCAACAACTCTGATGACCATTTGCGGAACCACGGTTTTCTGCACATGACTGACCATAATGGCCGATCCGGCTGGCGGCTCTCACCGGCGTATGATGTGGTGCCGCAGCCTGTGATGGACGATGCCCCACGGGCCTTGCACCTGAGCGTGGGGCCGGAGGGCCGCAGCTCCGCCATGAGCAATGTGCTTGCCTCGGCCCGGCACTTTGGCATTGCTCCCGATGAAGCGCAGATGATTGTTGAAGAAACAAAGGGGACGATCAGGCAAAACTGGGAAGCCCTGCTCCTGAGCGCCGGGGTGCCGCAGCGCAACCTTGCCGATCTGCGCAACTGCTACGCCCTCGCCCTGCTGCCGGATACAGCAACGCCATAA
- a CDS encoding YafY family protein yields the protein MKIDRLLSIVMILLEKKKVSASELAQTFEVSVRTIYRDVDTINQAGLPVVTYPGAKGGIGILESYKAEKRFFTSQDVTMILMGLGSIRTSYSSAEVAGAIAKIKGLVPEAERKAIELQAGQVSIDLTPWSKNHAGMAALVKIQQALKDNRLLEFGYNDRKGQRSARRVEPYKLILKRRSWYLGGYCLMRGGMRLFKVSRMAETKLCEESFSPRTVTTEDFIVRNFDDAECMDGIIRISARARETIVELFGDAALEQENENTWLARIPLTDNDQGHSFVASLGCDAEVLAPECIRERMKEYFRKALSVYC from the coding sequence GTGAAAATTGACCGTCTTTTGTCCATTGTAATGATTTTGCTGGAAAAGAAAAAAGTAAGCGCCTCAGAGCTTGCCCAGACGTTTGAAGTATCTGTGCGAACCATTTATCGCGATGTTGATACAATAAATCAGGCGGGTTTGCCCGTGGTCACGTACCCCGGTGCAAAGGGGGGCATCGGCATTCTTGAAAGCTACAAGGCGGAAAAGCGTTTCTTCACGTCGCAGGATGTGACCATGATCCTGATGGGGCTGGGCAGTATTCGCACGTCTTATTCAAGTGCCGAGGTGGCAGGAGCAATTGCAAAAATTAAAGGGCTTGTTCCTGAGGCAGAGCGCAAGGCAATTGAATTGCAGGCAGGACAGGTATCAATTGATTTGACTCCCTGGAGCAAAAATCATGCTGGTATGGCAGCTCTTGTAAAAATTCAGCAGGCCCTGAAGGATAATAGGCTATTGGAGTTTGGTTATAATGACCGTAAAGGCCAGCGGAGCGCCCGACGCGTAGAACCATACAAACTGATTCTTAAAAGAAGGAGCTGGTATCTTGGGGGATATTGCCTGATGCGTGGGGGCATGCGTCTTTTTAAAGTTTCACGTATGGCTGAAACAAAACTGTGCGAGGAATCGTTCTCTCCGCGCACTGTTACTACAGAAGATTTTATTGTTCGAAATTTTGACGATGCAGAATGTATGGATGGAATAATACGGATATCTGCAAGAGCCAGAGAGACAATTGTGGAACTGTTTGGTGATGCAGCGCTTGAGCAGGAGAATGAAAATACGTGGCTGGCCCGTATTCCATTAACTGACAATGATCAGGGGCACAGTTTTGTTGCCAGCCTTGGCTGCGATGCAGAAGTGCTCGCCCCTGAATGCATCAGGGAAAGAATGAAAGAGTATTTCAGAAAAGCCCTGAGCGTCTATTGTTAA
- a CDS encoding nuclear transport factor 2 family protein codes for MNTSMPKPVEIFMETMNSADTEKLDSCLASTAVLFDPAENNEISGINAIKAFVTDSKEKFDLCTTVIDATSTAESTNVITLTKGNFPGSPQKFSYEFIVEHGLIQNINILPV; via the coding sequence ATGAATACCAGCATGCCAAAACCCGTGGAAATATTTATGGAAACAATGAACTCTGCCGACACTGAAAAACTGGACAGTTGCCTTGCCAGCACGGCTGTGCTCTTTGACCCGGCCGAAAACAATGAAATTAGCGGAATAAACGCCATCAAAGCCTTTGTTACAGATTCAAAGGAAAAATTTGATCTTTGCACCACTGTTATTGATGCAACTTCCACCGCAGAAAGCACAAATGTCATAACGCTGACAAAAGGCAATTTCCCAGGGAGTCCGCAAAAATTTTCTTATGAATTCATTGTCGAACACGGGTTGATACAAAATATCAACATCCTGCCAGTATAG
- a CDS encoding nitroreductase family protein — protein sequence MKKLHFTVDPQKCVQCNACIDDCPRHIISISGGLPWVSPILEANCLECQHCLAVCPTGAVSIFGLKAENSIELSAEKIPAAIQMHTLLRGRRSVRQYSTENVPARMIDDLLATLANTPTGCNDRTLSFAVVDDRSVMQKLRIRVIESIENKIECNELMPDFLSAAVAAYRQQGVDEIFRGAPHLLVVSAAATASTPLQDISLALAYFELLAQCSGLGTTWCGFLKFAVDAAPELRPILGLDTETPFYAMLFGYPAVRYHRTVQRDDAAKIRHVSL from the coding sequence ATGAAAAAGTTACATTTTACAGTTGATCCACAAAAGTGCGTCCAGTGCAATGCATGCATAGACGACTGTCCTCGCCATATAATTTCCATCTCTGGCGGTTTGCCGTGGGTTTCGCCCATACTGGAGGCAAACTGCCTTGAATGTCAGCATTGCCTGGCCGTATGCCCGACGGGGGCTGTAAGCATCTTTGGCCTCAAGGCAGAGAACAGCATTGAACTGAGCGCAGAAAAAATACCCGCAGCAATCCAGATGCACACACTGTTGCGGGGACGGCGCAGTGTGCGCCAGTACAGTACGGAAAATGTACCAGCCAGAATGATTGATGATCTTCTCGCCACGCTGGCAAATACACCAACAGGCTGTAATGATCGCACCTTGAGTTTTGCTGTGGTAGATGACCGCAGTGTAATGCAAAAACTACGCATCAGGGTGATTGAATCAATTGAGAACAAAATAGAATGCAATGAGTTGATGCCAGATTTTTTATCGGCGGCTGTGGCAGCCTATCGGCAACAGGGAGTAGATGAAATTTTTAGAGGCGCGCCGCACTTGCTTGTTGTCTCTGCGGCAGCGACCGCAAGCACACCTCTGCAAGATATTTCTCTGGCTCTGGCATATTTTGAATTGCTCGCCCAATGCAGCGGATTGGGTACAACATGGTGCGGATTCCTGAAATTTGCAGTTGATGCCGCTCCAGAATTGCGTCCCATTCTCGGTCTGGATACAGAAACACCTTTTTATGCAATGCTTTTTGGGTATCCGGCGGTTCGCTATCACCGCACGGTGCAACGCGACGATGCCGCGAAAATCAGGCACGTTTCCTTGTAG
- a CDS encoding NADH-quinone oxidoreductase subunit N has translation MNAHLFAPELVLLAGCLLAFCMTLTEARTQTLRLLVLCVGAAFAATSVLCLFAKGTLFYGAYRVDLFSQLVKCVMSIGFTLMLLFGADTKGISVRMRPEYYFFLLTSLLGLTLLSSSVELITLFIALELSSYSLYLLVPMRTPSDSMRAPMEAAIKYLLFGVTASGIMLFGMSWIFGIAGSTYLDQILPAMRTAGSHAAPLVGLLMLFCGMFFKLAVFPFHFWAPDVYQGASNDTTAFIASIPKIVAVAVLARFCAMAYPGEGHVALLLTGLSIASMCYGNLTALVQTDVKRMLSFSGIAHAGYILMGMATLQGWGIATALYYATGYLFMMLAAFLVLCVVSPDGRNLSVKDLNGLSRRSPMLAFVLGVSMFALAGIPPFVGFMGKFMLLTGAWRAGHTALVIIAAINTAIGIYYYLQVVRAVYTEAAQHDAEPIVPHAGARMAGICLVGLVLALGIAPESMIRLATEAVLAAW, from the coding sequence ATGAACGCACATCTTTTTGCACCGGAACTGGTTCTTCTTGCAGGGTGTCTGCTGGCATTTTGCATGACTCTGACGGAAGCCCGGACGCAAACCCTGCGCCTGCTGGTTCTTTGCGTTGGGGCAGCCTTTGCCGCCACATCTGTTCTTTGCCTTTTTGCCAAGGGAACCCTGTTTTACGGAGCCTACAGGGTAGACCTGTTTTCGCAGCTGGTAAAATGCGTGATGTCCATCGGTTTCACCCTGATGCTGCTTTTTGGGGCGGACACCAAGGGGATTTCTGTGCGTATGCGCCCGGAGTATTATTTCTTTCTGCTTACAAGCCTGCTGGGCCTGACTCTGCTTTCAAGCAGTGTGGAGCTGATCACCCTGTTCATCGCCCTTGAACTGTCTTCGTATTCGCTCTATCTGCTGGTGCCCATGCGCACCCCCTCGGACAGCATGCGCGCGCCCATGGAGGCGGCCATCAAGTATCTGCTCTTTGGCGTGACGGCATCGGGCATCATGCTCTTTGGCATGAGCTGGATTTTTGGCATCGCGGGCAGCACCTATCTTGACCAGATATTGCCCGCCATGAGGACAGCCGGATCACATGCCGCCCCGCTGGTGGGGCTGCTGATGCTCTTTTGCGGTATGTTCTTCAAGCTGGCGGTGTTTCCCTTCCACTTCTGGGCGCCGGATGTGTACCAGGGCGCATCCAACGACACCACGGCCTTTATCGCCTCCATACCCAAGATTGTGGCCGTGGCCGTGCTGGCGCGGTTCTGCGCCATGGCATATCCGGGCGAGGGGCACGTGGCGCTGCTGCTGACCGGGCTTTCCATAGCGTCCATGTGCTACGGCAACCTCACGGCGCTGGTGCAGACAGACGTCAAGCGTATGCTTAGTTTTTCAGGCATTGCGCATGCCGGGTACATACTTATGGGTATGGCGACCCTGCAAGGCTGGGGCATTGCCACGGCGCTCTATTATGCCACAGGCTATCTGTTTATGATGCTGGCGGCATTTCTGGTGCTGTGCGTGGTTTCGCCCGATGGGCGAAACCTGAGCGTCAAGGATCTGAACGGCCTTTCGCGGCGATCGCCCATGCTGGCCTTTGTGCTGGGCGTGAGCATGTTTGCACTGGCGGGCATTCCGCCCTTTGTGGGCTTTATGGGCAAGTTCATGCTGCTGACGGGCGCGTGGCGGGCTGGGCATACGGCCCTGGTTATCATTGCCGCCATCAACACAGCCATTGGCATCTACTACTATTTGCAGGTGGTGCGCGCCGTGTATACCGAGGCCGCGCAGCATGATGCGGAACCCATTGTGCCGCACGCTGGCGCGCGTATGGCGGGCATATGCCTTGTGGGGCTGGTTCTGGCCCTTGGCATTGCGCCTGAAAGCATGATCCGGCTGGCTACAGAAGCCGTGCTTGCCGCATGGTAG
- a CDS encoding NADH-quinone oxidoreductase subunit M, whose translation MDFLSMNTLGYPILSILVFLPLAGAVIVPLLPGENGVRVWTLLVTLANAVISLPLFTRFNPTSALYQFAEHHQWIASFNVNYTLGVDGISLLLVMMTTLIMPLCVLGSWKYIQKRVKEFMICLLVMETSMLGVFMALDLVLFYVLWEAMLIPMYLLIAVWGGPRKSYASIKFFLYTLAGSVFLLVAIVALYINQGTFSIPALMGQQYSERFQLLVFLAFFIAFAIKVPMFPFHTWLPAAHVEAPTAGSVILASVLLKMGTYGFLRFCLPITPGAAIGLLPALQWLSVAGILYGGLTALAQQDMKKLIAYSSVGHMGFVTLGIFALNQRGLEGALLQMINHGVTTGALFLCVGMVYERSHSRELSDAAGLGKFMPIYVTYLTFFSLSSLAFPGTNSFVGEFLILAGAFFNNKIVAVCAIPGAVLAAAYMLRMLQRVIWGGTNNPDQSRMYDLGWREAVTLAPLLVFVFWIGLAPEPFLRVMRPSLDHLLAQTGYHAPSALALAELIAR comes from the coding sequence ATGGATTTTCTGAGCATGAACACCTTGGGGTATCCCATCCTCAGCATCCTTGTTTTTCTGCCGCTGGCAGGGGCTGTCATTGTGCCTCTGCTTCCGGGAGAAAACGGGGTGCGGGTGTGGACGCTGCTGGTCACTCTGGCAAACGCCGTCATTTCACTGCCGCTGTTTACGCGGTTCAACCCCACATCCGCCCTGTACCAGTTTGCGGAGCACCACCAGTGGATTGCGAGCTTTAACGTCAACTACACCCTTGGCGTGGACGGTATTTCGCTGCTGCTGGTGATGATGACAACGCTCATCATGCCGCTGTGCGTGCTCGGCTCGTGGAAGTACATTCAGAAACGCGTAAAGGAATTCATGATCTGCCTGCTGGTGATGGAAACATCCATGCTTGGCGTGTTCATGGCGCTGGATCTGGTATTGTTCTATGTGCTGTGGGAAGCCATGCTTATTCCCATGTATCTGCTCATCGCCGTGTGGGGTGGGCCGCGCAAGAGCTACGCCTCCATCAAGTTCTTTTTGTACACCCTGGCAGGCTCGGTATTTCTGCTGGTGGCCATTGTGGCCCTGTACATCAATCAGGGTACGTTCAGCATTCCCGCGCTCATGGGACAGCAGTATTCCGAGCGCTTCCAGTTATTGGTATTTCTGGCTTTTTTCATCGCTTTTGCCATCAAGGTGCCCATGTTTCCCTTCCACACATGGCTGCCTGCGGCCCATGTGGAAGCCCCGACAGCAGGCTCGGTGATTCTGGCCTCGGTGCTGCTTAAAATGGGTACATACGGATTTTTGCGCTTTTGCCTGCCCATCACGCCCGGCGCGGCTATCGGCCTGCTGCCTGCCTTGCAGTGGCTCTCGGTGGCGGGAATCCTTTACGGCGGCCTGACCGCCCTTGCGCAGCAGGACATGAAGAAGCTCATTGCCTACTCAAGCGTTGGGCACATGGGTTTTGTGACTCTGGGCATCTTTGCCCTTAACCAGCGTGGGCTTGAAGGTGCGCTGTTACAGATGATCAATCACGGCGTCACCACAGGGGCATTGTTTCTCTGCGTGGGCATGGTGTACGAGCGTTCGCACAGCCGCGAGCTCTCGGATGCGGCGGGGCTTGGCAAGTTCATGCCCATCTATGTGACGTACCTGACGTTTTTCTCGCTGTCGTCGCTGGCCTTTCCCGGCACAAACAGTTTTGTGGGCGAGTTTCTTATTCTTGCCGGGGCATTTTTCAACAACAAGATCGTGGCTGTCTGCGCCATTCCCGGCGCCGTACTGGCGGCTGCCTACATGCTGCGTATGTTGCAGCGGGTGATCTGGGGCGGCACCAACAACCCCGACCAGTCGCGCATGTACGATCTTGGCTGGCGCGAGGCCGTGACCCTGGCCCCGCTGCTGGTGTTTGTTTTCTGGATTGGGCTGGCCCCGGAACCGTTTTTGCGCGTCATGAGGCCCAGCCTTGACCATCTGCTGGCGCAGACCGGCTACCATGCCCCGAGCGCATTGGCCCTTGCTGAACTTATTGCGCGTTGA
- a CDS encoding Na(+)/H(+) antiporter subunit D — translation MTEPWIHPSAVLLLGAVILPLLPKALRRICIVLVPVLAFCAVLLMQGHNGVYGVLPFMKWQLIFGKVDALSMVFAYIMTLMCVIGSIYGLHVEEAAQHSVAWTYVAGSLGVIFCGDYLTLFLFWELMAFSSVFLVWFRRRKESLDSGYRYLLVHTAGGLLLLAGLVLRYRATGDLTFGPIGVADPQLYTYLIMAGFILNAAVPPLHAWLPDAYGEATVTGAVFMCAFTTKTAVYVLARSFAGMEILVPLGVCMALYGVVYAVLENDARRLLAYHIISQVGYMVAAVGIGTPLAINGACAHAFAHILYKGLLFMGCGSVLHMTGVSKFTQLGGLYKKMPKTFVFTLVGGLSISAFPLFSGFVTKAMIVAAGFEAHNYWAGFLLTLASAGTFLHTGLKVPYFIWFGKNNCSKETWERAGDPPLNMQAAMAVAAFLCIFIGCYTPYLYDMLPFPDVAAQYHPYSAAHISETLQILLFTALGFFLLLKKLTPEPTISLDLDWFYRMGGRLFYWFARKPVQSVDNTVGEAWNRQGIVPLMRTARFWSWFDWHCIDTVVDGTARSVRALGGVLRQVQSGSLQINIISMAAVVALVLTLLALV, via the coding sequence ATGACTGAGCCATGGATTCACCCCTCCGCAGTTCTGTTGCTGGGCGCGGTAATTCTGCCGCTGCTGCCCAAGGCCCTGCGCCGGATCTGTATTGTGCTTGTGCCGGTGCTGGCCTTTTGCGCCGTGCTGCTCATGCAGGGGCACAATGGCGTATATGGCGTGCTGCCCTTCATGAAATGGCAACTCATATTCGGCAAGGTCGATGCGCTTAGTATGGTTTTTGCCTACATCATGACCCTCATGTGCGTGATCGGCTCCATCTACGGCCTGCATGTGGAAGAAGCTGCGCAGCATTCCGTCGCCTGGACCTATGTGGCGGGATCGCTGGGCGTCATCTTTTGCGGGGATTACCTGACGCTCTTCCTCTTTTGGGAGCTGATGGCCTTCTCCTCCGTATTCCTGGTGTGGTTCAGGCGGCGCAAGGAATCGCTGGACTCTGGTTATCGCTATCTGCTGGTGCACACTGCGGGCGGTCTGCTGTTGCTGGCAGGGCTTGTGCTGCGCTATCGGGCCACGGGCGATCTGACCTTCGGCCCCATCGGCGTGGCTGATCCGCAGCTCTACACCTATCTGATCATGGCCGGGTTTATCCTCAACGCGGCTGTGCCGCCCCTGCATGCATGGCTGCCCGATGCCTACGGCGAAGCCACGGTGACAGGCGCGGTGTTCATGTGCGCCTTTACCACCAAAACCGCCGTGTATGTGTTGGCGCGCAGCTTTGCGGGCATGGAAATTCTGGTGCCGCTTGGCGTGTGCATGGCCCTGTACGGCGTTGTGTACGCAGTGCTTGAAAACGACGCCCGCCGCCTGCTGGCCTACCACATCATCAGTCAGGTGGGGTACATGGTGGCAGCCGTGGGCATCGGTACGCCGCTGGCCATCAACGGTGCCTGCGCTCACGCTTTTGCCCACATTCTTTACAAGGGACTGCTGTTCATGGGCTGCGGCTCGGTGTTGCATATGACGGGCGTGAGCAAGTTCACCCAGCTGGGCGGACTGTACAAAAAGATGCCCAAAACCTTTGTGTTCACGCTGGTGGGCGGGCTTTCCATCTCGGCCTTTCCGCTGTTCAGCGGCTTTGTGACCAAGGCCATGATCGTAGCCGCCGGATTTGAGGCGCACAATTACTGGGCGGGATTTCTGCTCACCCTGGCCTCTGCGGGCACCTTCCTGCACACGGGCCTGAAGGTTCCGTACTTCATCTGGTTCGGCAAAAACAACTGCTCCAAGGAAACATGGGAGCGCGCGGGCGATCCGCCGCTCAACATGCAGGCGGCCATGGCTGTGGCGGCGTTTTTGTGCATCTTTATCGGCTGCTACACGCCGTACCTGTACGACATGCTTCCCTTCCCCGATGTGGCGGCGCAGTACCACCCGTACAGCGCGGCGCATATTTCTGAAACCTTGCAGATACTGTTGTTTACGGCCCTGGGATTCTTTTTGCTGCTCAAAAAGCTCACGCCCGAACCCACCATCAGTCTGGATCTGGACTGGTTTTACCGCATGGGCGGCAGGCTGTTCTACTGGTTTGCGCGCAAGCCCGTGCAGTCTGTGGACAATACCGTGGGCGAGGCCTGGAACCGGCAGGGCATAGTGCCGCTCATGCGCACGGCGCGCTTTTGGTCATGGTTTGACTGGCACTGCATTGATACGGTGGTTGACGGCACGGCCCGCAGCGTGCGCGCTCTTGGCGGCGTGCTGCGGCAGGTGCAGAGCGGCAGCCTGCAAATAAACATTATTTCCATGGCCGCAGTGGTGGCCCTGGTGCTCACGCTGCTGGCTCTTGTCTGA
- a CDS encoding monovalent cation/H+ antiporter subunit D family protein, with translation MDIVESVRPLAAILTALIGACLIMLTGRWPNVRETVSFVTAVVMFCIIASMIGDVAPAPMGLGHTLHLTLFPILPGLSVSFRADAFSMIFALVGSFLWIITVFYAAGYMRGLNEHAQTRFSACFALTLFGAMGVAFADNLFTLYLFYEVVSVCTYPLVAHHQDAEGYDGARKYIVYLTTTAKGLVLPAMIVIYVITGNLDFAHNSHTGILSAGASDALATVLYVCCILGFAKNGIMPFHHWLPGAMVAPTPVSALLHAVAVVKVGVFCTTRVMLFVFGTDLMKSLNLGVPTAYFVSFTILAASIIALTKDNLKARLAYSTVSQLSYIVLGVALLTVDGIQGGIVHIANHAFSKITLFFCAGAIYVATHKKCISEMSGLGRSMPFTFAAFAVASLSMIGAPPVAGFVTKWKLLVGAMEMPTHSMGILLVLLASTLLNVAYFAPVTYKAFFGKRPEGEETGIREAPLSMVVPILIAAGVSVFIGIYPDAIMSFVKVVTG, from the coding sequence ATGGATATTGTTGAATCCGTCAGACCCCTGGCCGCCATACTTACAGCGTTGATCGGCGCATGCCTGATCATGCTGACGGGGCGTTGGCCCAACGTGCGCGAAACAGTTTCGTTTGTAACAGCGGTGGTCATGTTCTGCATCATCGCTTCCATGATCGGCGATGTTGCACCCGCGCCTATGGGGCTCGGTCACACGTTGCATCTTACGCTTTTTCCGATCCTGCCGGGGCTTTCGGTAAGCTTTCGGGCAGATGCGTTTTCCATGATATTTGCCCTTGTGGGCTCATTTTTGTGGATTATTACTGTTTTTTACGCGGCAGGGTACATGCGCGGCTTGAACGAGCATGCCCAGACGCGCTTCAGCGCCTGTTTTGCCCTGACGCTTTTTGGGGCCATGGGCGTGGCCTTTGCCGACAACCTGTTTACGCTCTACCTGTTCTATGAGGTGGTGAGCGTGTGCACCTATCCGCTTGTGGCCCACCATCAGGATGCCGAGGGCTATGACGGCGCGCGCAAGTATATTGTGTACCTGACCACCACGGCAAAAGGGCTGGTGCTGCCAGCCATGATCGTAATTTACGTGATCACGGGCAATCTGGACTTTGCCCACAACAGCCACACGGGCATTTTGTCTGCCGGGGCCAGCGATGCGCTGGCAACCGTGCTGTATGTCTGCTGCATTCTGGGTTTTGCCAAGAACGGAATCATGCCGTTCCACCACTGGCTGCCGGGCGCGATGGTGGCTCCCACGCCTGTTTCGGCCTTGCTGCATGCGGTGGCGGTGGTCAAGGTGGGCGTGTTCTGCACCACGCGCGTCATGCTCTTTGTGTTTGGCACTGATTTGATGAAAAGCCTGAACCTCGGCGTGCCCACGGCCTACTTTGTATCGTTCACCATTCTTGCGGCCTCCATCATTGCCCTGACCAAGGACAACCTCAAGGCACGGCTGGCCTATTCAACCGTGAGCCAGCTTTCCTACATCGTGCTTGGCGTGGCGCTCCTGACCGTAGACGGCATACAGGGCGGCATAGTGCATATCGCCAACCACGCATTCTCAAAGATAACGCTCTTTTTCTGCGCGGGCGCGATCTATGTGGCAACGCACAAAAAATGCATTTCTGAAATGAGCGGCCTTGGGCGCTCCATGCCCTTTACCTTTGCGGCCTTTGCCGTGGCCTCGCTTTCCATGATCGGCGCGCCGCCTGTGGCAGGGTTTGTGACCAAGTGGAAGCTGCTGGTGGGCGCTATGGAAATGCCCACGCATTCCATGGGCATATTGCTGGTGCTGCTGGCAAGTACGCTCCTGAACGTGGCCTACTTTGCGCCTGTGACCTACAAGGCATTTTTCGGCAAAAGGCCGGAAGGTGAAGAAACGGGCATTCGTGAAGCTCCGCTGAGCATGGTTGTGCCCATTCTCATAGCGGCTGGCGTTTCCGTGTTCATCGGCATTTACCCCGATGCCATCATGTCCTTCGTGAAGGTGGTGACAGGATGA
- the nuoK gene encoding NADH-quinone oxidoreductase subunit NuoK: MHYASLSQSLETYLVIGAVLFGLGLFGMAMRRTFIGMLIASELILCGASVNFMAFGRFCAPDTATGQIAALFVMAIAAAEAVIVLSIIIAVYRLYRSVETDAPSDLKG, encoded by the coding sequence ATGCACTACGCAAGCTTGAGTCAGTCTCTTGAAACCTATCTGGTCATCGGCGCGGTTCTGTTCGGTCTGGGGCTGTTCGGCATGGCCATGCGCCGCACGTTCATAGGCATGCTCATTGCGTCCGAGCTTATCCTCTGCGGGGCATCGGTCAACTTTATGGCCTTTGGGCGGTTTTGCGCGCCAGACACGGCAACCGGGCAGATCGCGGCGCTGTTTGTCATGGCCATCGCAGCGGCGGAAGCGGTAATTGTGCTTTCCATCATCATTGCGGTGTACCGGCTGTACAGATCTGTTGAAACGGACGCTCCGTCAGACCTCAAAGGTTAA
- a CDS encoding NADH-quinone oxidoreductase subunit J, which yields MSSHETMQTLAEGIFWFFVLVTFSGAVLAVSARTLIRRVAGLALCFTGVAGIYYYLSSPFVAFMQMLVYVGALCVTITFAIMLAETSDANRAPRRNKLSLFLGAAASCAITAALVVQSIVAPWPETPPAQIEGTIERIGQALLSTYSMSFELISVVLVVAMVGALALARHGRDK from the coding sequence ATGTCCAGTCATGAAACTATGCAAACGCTGGCTGAGGGCATTTTCTGGTTCTTTGTGCTGGTGACGTTTAGCGGCGCGGTGCTGGCGGTTTCGGCGCGCACTCTCATACGCCGCGTGGCAGGACTTGCCCTGTGCTTCACTGGCGTGGCGGGGATTTATTACTACCTTTCCAGCCCCTTTGTGGCCTTTATGCAGATGCTTGTGTACGTGGGCGCGCTGTGCGTCACCATTACATTCGCCATCATGCTGGCCGAAACATCGGACGCAAACCGCGCCCCGCGCCGCAACAAGCTGAGTCTTTTTCTGGGTGCTGCGGCCAGTTGCGCCATCACAGCGGCGCTTGTGGTGCAATCCATCGTGGCTCCCTGGCCGGAGACGCCCCCGGCCCAGATTGAGGGAACCATCGAGCGCATCGGGCAAGCCTTGCTGAGCACCTATTCCATGAGCTTTGAACTTATTTCCGTGGTTCTGGTGGTAGCCATGGTGGGGGCGCTCGCACTGGCCCGCCACGGGAGGGACAAGTGA